In Erpetoichthys calabaricus chromosome 11, fErpCal1.3, whole genome shotgun sequence, the DNA window cttttgtaaatgtcATGAAAACTCTAATGTagatgttgatttgtttttgtttaaaaatgcagtttgcaaATTAAAACATAGCATagtataaaagacaaaaactgtcAAAGCAACAATGTCACAAATAGCAGTAAAAGAATTGGTTTGCCGTATTGCAAAGTTTGCTGCTAACAAATTTCTCCCTGGGATAAGAAAACTCCATGTTACCACCTACCTATATTATAACAGATGTTACCATGAGATGGGAGGCTTCAGAGTGGCATTGTGGTACATCGGTTATTGCTGTCtgaagagtcctgggttcaaatcccagtgctgtctttttggagtttgcattttcttcccATGTTGCATTGGTTTTCACCATAAAGATGCATGTAGTAGGTCATTTTCTGACTCTGCATTGGCCTGATGAGTGTCCCCTGCAATGGACACGATGCTCCACCTGAGGTTGGTTTGTGCTTTGCATGTTGTGCTGCCGAAGTCAGAGTTGAGAAAATCGATTGGATGGGGTAGATGTTAGGCCTGAAAGGATTtgatttggggggaaaaaagagaCACAATGTTAAATTGAGTGCATCGGATTCATTACTTGAGAAGCAGATTGCTATCCTAAGCCTGTTGCAGGCACATCATCCCCACTCTCTCCCTCACCCCTTCATGATGATGAATCTACCTGGACTGGCAAATCTTCATTTGTTTACAGTTAATGGaaaccatcaatccattttccttcACCCATTAGAGGAGGATTGCAATTCTGTTACATGGCACATTGCCTCATACCAAACTCAAGCTAGCCTAATGTGTTTGTCTGTAAGATGTAAGAGCGCCCTAAGAAAACTCCCATGAGAACAGAGTAAAAGTCCACATCACGGCTGAGAAATAAACCCAATGTAGTCCGTGGGGCAGCAGGGTCAAGCCCAGTGCAACCATGCTGCTAAATGGAAATCATTACTGACTAAATAACAGCACTAACACTAAGGTCTCCAGAGCTGATGTTGGCTTTTTTAATGCCTTTAAGCTCTATAAATTGCGGAAGCAGCTCATTTAAGCCTCTGCATTGCAGTTCCTTTTGTCTCCACCGACATCCTGACTGCTAAGCTTCGTGGGTTCAGATAGTGAGAATTAATATTAGAGTCGCATGCATATTCATGCGGTCGACTGAAAATCAGTAATGGAAAACTGACACAATGCCACAGATTGTCAGCCAGTTCTATAATTTCGCGTTTTTATCTTTAGTAGCGTCTCCTGTTTTCATGTtgccatttattttctgtataaacAACCAAAATACAGTTTAGGAATCTAGAAAACCAAAGTATGACATGACATTAAAGTCATCCGGAAAGAAAAaagctcttctttttttttttttggtcagaaaTTTGACTCTGAAGTGGTAAAGTGCAGCCATGAAGAGCTCCCTCTGAACACGGCAGATTGTGAAGGATGTAGAAAATATGAGACCATCTGCCCCTCCTGAGCCATATTTAAATAGACAGAGGAAGGAGTGAACGTGGCCTTTGGGGGGCCTGCTTGCCATTCTCAGCAACACAGCCAGTGTAAATGAGAGATTACTAAACCCATTTTAATGTAGAGGAGTCCCATAAGTGTCAGGCAGTCAGTTTAGGAAACTCTTTTGATTAAATTTTAAGGTTGCTGGAAACAATGGACACAAGACGGGAACCAACACTGGATGTGATGGCACAGTCTGTCACTGAGCCCACTCGTGCACACAACCACACTAGGCTGACAAAGAGTTACCAGTTAATCTAACCTACAGTTTTTGGGAGATGTAAGCCGCAGTAGGGAGGGGAAAACCACATAACAAtgggaagaaaataaagaatcCAAGGAGCTTTTCACAAGACAGTGGTTCAAACCCAGTCTCGTGGAATTACGAGCAACAGCGCTAACTACAATTACAGACCTGTAAGATTCCAAGATGGACGCGTATACATACACATTTCTAGTCCACGTCTCCAGTTCTGGGTCATAAGGAGGCGTTATCTATCCCAGCTGTCAACAAGGTACCAGCCCTGGATGTAAAACTGAGGCTTCACAACCTGTCcatattgttttcattaaatcaatttttctttaattattcaatTTCTTCGACTTAGATGAGCAATCGTTTATGTGTCTTTTCATAATTTCTGTGTGAAGTATGGTTTCACAAGGACACACAAtctatttcagaaatgtctgctgcaAGACAGAGCCAGTCCATCACCCatgcacatatacacacaaacacacacagacctcATTTAGAGTCGCCATTTAAAAAGACCGCTGACTAGCCCACTCTATAGAATAGACAGTAAGTGGCGTAGCGGGTCTCAAGAGCAGTGAGGCTGACCGAGTATCCACCCCttggccatttttatttttgaggaAATATAAAACCTTCACATTTAAATTTGACTACCAGAGAGTTTGTGTCTTCTTGCCTTGTTTAGATATtacattatgtgtgtgtgtgtgtgtgtgtgtgtgtgcaccctctGTTAAAATGGCACTCTCTCCTTGGTGTCCCAAGATGTTTTGTCAAGCATTGCACATTCAAACTGTGCGTGGGAAGAAATTGGAGCTGCAGCTCTTACAacatatttctatttttctgGTCTTTCATAAGCCTGACTTGATGTTGTGCAAGTTCATCTAGACAATCCTTAAACAGCCTGCAGTCTTATTTCTGCTTTTCATAggtagcttttatttattttgctttttgccaCAGTTGCAGTGAGTGCCCAAATGACCACTGTGTATAGGAAACAAGTccagaaataaaacaagaataatgccaaaaaggaaaattacaatattttattataaaaatgtgctTCTAGTTCAATTAGagtatttgtaaaatgttatcaCAAATTCACTATCatgaatttatttaaacaaaaaaactttatgtAACTAacatttggaatttgaaaaaccaaacaagtaaaaaacaaggaaaaaaaaaagaacaaaaaacaaaatccccCATATTAAAGTGCAAACAGGAGCAGAGATTCCCCATTTGTCATCTCTTTAGGAACTTGAAAGTTTTGCTTCACATTCTAGAAGCAAAAGTGCCATTCTAGTGTTTAGCAGTCGTGAATATTAAAGgagctattttttttatatacctgtACCTTTTGggttcttttatttaaaattccaaaagaaaaaaagaaaaagacacacactttatttgcttttttttttttttttttttgtgccactcGTGGTATTGCGTTTCTTAAAGCTTGTGCAAATAGGCAGCTTGCTGCCCCCCGTGACAGAATATTCTGGGGACCGCTAAGTCATGGCACTGCGCCAGACTTGAACCAGTAATGCAAGGTGTTACTGATTGGAAGTGAAGACACCTCGAAGACCCGTGGGTTTCTGTGGTGCCCAGCCACAAACGCCGTTGTCCTGCTTAACACAGGCATACTGCTGGGCCTGGACGTGATCCCAGCTGCGTGTGAACAAGCCATCAGTCCACAAGCACTCCTGTTCAGAAGACAGAGCACAGGGAACAAACTGGCAGGGAGAGAtctgtgaaaaggaaaaaataaaaaataaagccattAAGGTTGAATTGCGGTCATGCCCTTCACACTGCATAGGTTTGTTAAGAATGGATTTCAGAGTGGCCAGCCAAAAGTAGACAGCCTACCTTACAGTTGCAGTGGTTCTTATAGTTGAACATGATCCCCCGTTTCTGAGAAGAAGTCAAGTTGGCCCAGGGCTGGATAAAACTGCACACACTGACACTGACACGACCATCTTCTCCCATCATGCCTGCGATGATCAGTTCTTTCTGATTGTCCAAAACGTCATCAGTTGGTTCAAAACCACACAGACCGCCATCATGGGGAGTGTACAGGTACTGGACATCGGTAGCTTTCTCAAAGCCCTTGAACATCTGGAAGAAAGAGAATAAAAGCTTATAATTTTGCAGCTCACTTCATGTGATTATTAACCAAGACATGAAAGGATCAAGTCTGTGCccgtttctgtttgttttcttattCACAAATCTATCAGCACATCCCCAGAGTCTCAAAAACCCGTGATCTGACCTGAATACACTCCCTGTACTAAAGTCCTGATCCTGCTTTAGCAATTCCAGAAATTACAGAAGTGCTGAGAATATAAAAGTGCTTGATTTCTGTAGGGGCAACAAACTTAGTTTGAGATTCTCCTGAAATTCACTAGTCAAGCATTGAAATGATCTTCTCAAACACACGgcgactgtctgtctgtctggttttCTCTCACAGTCCGAAAACACACAGCACTGCCCCGTAGCACATTCTTGTTTCCTCTGTTACCTGcgccattgttttgttttgttgttctggTATTACTTAGTAACTGTATGGCATAGTGAGGTGGCACTTAACACCGGCCCTTCAGCAAGATTTTGGCACCAGTGGAAGCCCTTTAAAAGGGCTATAGAGCAGCAAGAAAGAAATAGGAAAACATATGATGACCGACTTttgcaaaatatacatatttaacaAGAACGAAGATTGGCAGGTGCACTGTGCATTTACCCATAGCCAAAAAAGAGATGCATGGATCGTGGTGGGGAAATTTGTCGCCACCTCTGGTGGTAAGCTCAGCAAGTGACTTGAGCAGCTGGAGAAGGACCCTTTCTGAACGGCGGAAAATGGGAACTCCGCAGCTTTAAATCTGATGGGACAGTGCCAGCTTTGCATGATGGTAGATTACATCAGTTACAGGCATTTTCACCTGCTTTGCCACACTTGCCCCAGTAAACGTTTAAAACTGGACTGTTGTGTTTTGTCTGAATCGTCTCGTAAGTGTACTGAAAAACTCATTAAGCAATGGACTTGTAATGATTGTGTTagtagtttgggggggggggggggtgtgggaaTTGTTTGTTGAAGGTGtgtattattcatattttattacaaCTGTTAAGACTTTAATccgttttcttttttgtattttatcaagGGGTTATTATTATACGGTATTAGGTGGAGAAAAGCAGCAGGTCACCTTTCTTAGGTGACATTTGTTAGAGGCTATAAATTGTTGTGACTGTGTTACTGTGCGACTGCATTTGAGCATTTGTTCAGATGCTAAGTTATTGCATTGTGGTCAGCTTTCCCCCTGGCTGATTCAGCTATGAATGTGAACAGATGTTGAAAACAAACTGTCTTTGACAACCTTGGTGCCTCCCTTGCTGAGCACAGCACCCTGAAATTGAGGCTGAGCAGAGGAATCTTATTGGCATGGCAATACTAATAGTtgtactaataatacattttagttgtGGTATCCGAAGACTCTGCAGAAATATTTCCTTACATAAATATGGTATTTAGCAAGCAATCTGCACTGGTATTCACCATTTATACAGCCGCTAACGTTTGTGTTTCAGGGTCACAGAGTCCAGAACTACATTTTCATCTTGGCCTGGTTTTGcagtttactattatactgtgatGCACCACTTAACATTTGTCTTCATGTCTTCTGCACGTGTTCATCACCTggttgtgtttattttctttgagCATATCATTGCTAAATCAGCTCTTGGTGCTTAAAGGTCACTAGAAATTGAAGGCTGACTGACCTGTCACTTTACATCATCTAAAAATTCATGTGGAGAATTACATTTACCCTTCGTGAAAtacatatatctttttttttaagttttcaccTTGAGACATGTTGTCAAAAATGGGTGTCAGTTTTGGTCAATCATTAATTTGAAGTGGTATATAAGGGGACAtttagaaaaggaaaagaaatgggtTCAGCAAAAAGTTTAAAGTCAAAACATAAAACTGCCAGTACTTAATTGAGATTTCTAGTTTGTATTGCCTGCTAATTGCTAGCTTTGAGTAAAGAAGGGTTAGCACAGGAATTTCAAAACATGGTGCCAATAAGCCCTTACTTACTGCAGCAGATCTGGCTTCAACATCGaaacaatattattttgttattattacaatGTTTTTTGAAAGTTTCAAAGTTGAATACTACTGTGAGTCTACCATCATGGGGGGTGGAAGGTGAGAcaacttattaaataaaaaaaaaaaaatctttctttctgaTGTGCCCTCCTGCTGTAACTGTCCTAACTATTTTTCTGTTTCATCTCTGGACAGTGGCgctccggcctggaagtgagaggtggagtctgggtaaggactccacctctgaggaaTTAGAAACTCGCTTAGCAtgtaatacacaagcgaggctaGCATGTCGGCAAAATAAAACCTCCAAAGTAAGACAcgctcgcttagccgctgatagacaagcgaggctagcatgtcggcaaaacgaaacctctgaagaaaaagtcactcgcttagccactaacacacaagcaaggtgagcatgTCGGCACAACGAAACCTCAGacgaaagacaaagtcgcttagccgctaatatacaAGTGATGTGagtacgtcggcaaaacaaaacctcctaggagagagatgcccagagtagttcctaccaattacctgacatctctacatttcaattttttttttctgacgatttcaatagtttctagaaccctgggctttttacagcacgggctaaCACCGCTAGTTACATTAtgaaaaaatctttctttctgaTGTACCTTCCTGCTGTAGCTGCCCcaaattgtttttctgttttatctcTGGACAGTGGCTCTGGTGCTAGGCTGTGGTAAACCAAACCATAAAAATTAATGCCTcagactaaaaataaaacataaatgcttttcatgaaaccatactgcggTATAAGGAAAGCAAATGCACCTGAATGGTCCCCTGCATGCAAAAAAGAACTTATTTTGGTGTCTTTAATTAACTCTAAAAACAATATCACAAATGAAGGGCTGCTCTCGGTGGTTTGGCAGTGACTGAGGATCTACTTTGAGTCGAAAAGTCCTATTTTTGAGTCTGACAGCTGCCATTAAGAGAACCACAGTTCCTCACGCCTATCCCACCCACACCAGTCACAAGGCCGTGCTGAGGGGCTGCAATGATTCATCTGGCTTATTTTAGTAGTGCTGCTACTGCAAGTTCATCCTCATCTGGAGACATCATTGAggttttaaccaaaaaaaaaaaaagaaagaaattacttCAGAACTTATTTTAAGAGAAGCATTTAAAGTTGGCAGAAGATAGGATGGCACAATATTGGCTACAGTGGCAGCATTATCAATAAGAAGTGTAGTGAGGCAAGAGGGGCTGCTTAACAGTAGGAAAAACTGTGGAGTGACCTGGAATAAAAACCCAGTCGACCTTACATAATGTTgccttgcttaacttgtggattACTGTGCTCCTTAACAAGCAATTCAAAATCTGTCAGTCCTACTCATTTCTATATGCTTCATCAGATAAATATTCTATTCTATCTCCGTGGCTTTTTTTCTTGAGTTTCCCTTGAGagcaatttttctttgatttcctcttcaatttcaTTATCGTTATAATTAATATTACTACACTTACTGAGAAGCATTGTCTTTAATCTTTTTAATAACTTATTCATCTCAAGTAATGGATTGAGAGAATTAAAGAGCACAGAAGAAAGTGAAATATTCCCAGCTTAGTTAACTGAGAGGTCAAGTGTTTGGTATTCAGGTCAAttgcatttcttcatttttagaaCCTATTCTTCTATCATAATGTTGGAACGATCGCTCTTTTCACACCTGAAATGACATCACCCACAATGCTCTTGTGTTTAAAGTTCACTGCGAGAAAATGGCTGACAACAGCATGTAGTGACTAAACATGCTATGAAGAAGCACATTTGTGCCTTATTTCCGCATGCATACCTGTACTGATGCTAGTGCTGTCAG includes these proteins:
- the LOC114660608 gene encoding metalloproteinase inhibitor 4-like — protein: MNSVNQVGMLALLVTLLFGGQSNACSCGPQHPQTAFCHSDIVIKGKIIQREQVTAGNANEGSEWIRYEIKQTKMFKGFEKATDVQYLYTPHDGGLCGFEPTDDVLDNQKELIIAGMMGEDGRVSVSVCSFIQPWANLTSSQKRGIMFNYKNHCNCKISPCQFVPCALSSEQECLWTDGLFTRSWDHVQAQQYACVKQDNGVCGWAPQKPTGLRGVFTSNQ